One Bradyrhizobium sp. ISRA464 genomic window carries:
- a CDS encoding tRNA-binding protein, with amino-acid sequence MSPLKPQATYDDFARLDIRIGKVVEVQPFPRARNPSYKVGVDVGAERIMWSSAQITNYTPAALVGSLVVCVCNFGPKNIAGFTSELLILGAKDAAGQVIVLGPRSEVAIGEPIF; translated from the coding sequence ATGTCTCCCCTGAAGCCACAAGCCACCTATGATGACTTCGCCCGCCTCGATATCCGCATCGGCAAGGTCGTCGAGGTGCAGCCGTTTCCGCGCGCGCGCAACCCGTCCTACAAGGTCGGCGTCGATGTCGGCGCCGAGCGGATCATGTGGTCGAGCGCGCAGATCACCAATTACACGCCCGCGGCGCTGGTCGGCTCGCTCGTCGTCTGCGTCTGCAATTTCGGGCCGAAGAACATCGCGGGCTTCACCTCGGAGCTCCTGATCCTCGGCGCGAAGGACGCCGCGGGCCAGGTGATCGTGCTCGGTCCGCGCAGCGAGGTCGCAATCGGTGAGCCGATCTTCTGA
- a CDS encoding SDR family oxidoreductase, producing the protein MSLFSSPFDPVREVALVTGAGNGIGRAIAQALVGEGVRTVFADLHEDRITAAIKAAPRPELAMPWVGDLASREACDALLAHAQATVGQVTHFVHSASPPRREADHAMAVDEETWRQMHAVNLDAGFHLSRELARTLIAAKTPGSFLLLTSLHAGTPRNLPHYSTAKAGMAMLVKELAKSWGRYGIRVNALVPGAIAAGGFVADPALAKHIPLGRLGNAEDLAPMALAVLSNRLSGYVTGASIVVDGGLSLTNWFAPPELE; encoded by the coding sequence ATGAGCCTCTTCAGTTCACCGTTCGATCCGGTGCGCGAGGTCGCACTGGTGACGGGCGCAGGCAACGGCATCGGCCGGGCCATCGCGCAGGCGCTGGTCGGCGAGGGCGTGCGTACCGTGTTTGCCGATCTGCATGAAGACCGGATCACAGCCGCGATCAAGGCCGCACCGCGTCCCGAGCTCGCGATGCCGTGGGTTGGCGATCTCGCTAGCCGAGAGGCGTGCGACGCTCTGCTAGCGCACGCGCAAGCCACGGTCGGGCAGGTGACGCACTTCGTCCACAGCGCTTCGCCGCCGCGGCGCGAGGCCGACCATGCGATGGCGGTCGACGAGGAGACCTGGCGGCAGATGCATGCGGTCAATCTCGACGCCGGCTTTCATCTGTCGCGCGAGCTGGCGCGCACGCTCATTGCGGCGAAGACGCCCGGCTCGTTCCTGCTGCTCACCTCGCTCCATGCCGGCACGCCGCGCAATCTGCCGCACTACTCGACCGCGAAGGCCGGCATGGCCATGCTGGTGAAGGAGCTTGCCAAGAGCTGGGGCCGCTACGGCATCCGCGTCAATGCGCTTGTGCCCGGCGCAATCGCGGCCGGCGGCTTCGTCGCCGATCCCGCGCTCGCGAAGCACATCCCGCTTGGGCGGCTCGGCAATGCGGAGGATCTCGCGCCGATGGCGCTCGCGGTATTGTCGAACAGGCTCTCCGGCTACGTCACCGGCGCATCGATCGTGGTCGACGGCGGCCTGTCGCTGACCAACTGGTTTGCGCCGCCCGAGTTGGAGTGA
- the pdxY gene encoding pyridoxal kinase PdxY, giving the protein MTVISIQSQVAWGHVGNSAAAFPIQLHGIDVIAVPTTLLSNRPGYPTIRGRVLDVQLVADLLRGIEERGAIDGAQMILSGYLGSADIALEVADFVARAKEKNPALRYCCDPVLGDRDRGMFVRTDIPPLVRDELCPLADIITPNHFEFEFLCGTKVGTTDAVITQARNLIARGPSTIVITSAELADTPGGEIETLAIERAGAWRVRTPRLPISPSGTGDLFAALLAAARVRGSAMPDALGHAASAIYAVLERTALRKTEEMRIVESAELMLHPARRFAATAVTAQ; this is encoded by the coding sequence ATGACAGTGATCTCCATCCAGTCCCAGGTCGCGTGGGGCCATGTCGGCAACAGCGCGGCCGCCTTCCCCATCCAGCTCCACGGCATAGACGTGATCGCGGTGCCGACCACGCTGCTCAGCAACCGGCCGGGTTATCCGACCATCCGCGGCCGGGTGCTCGACGTACAACTGGTCGCCGATCTCCTGCGCGGGATCGAGGAGCGCGGCGCCATCGACGGCGCGCAGATGATTCTGTCGGGCTATCTCGGCTCGGCCGACATTGCGCTGGAGGTCGCTGATTTCGTCGCACGCGCCAAGGAGAAGAACCCGGCGTTACGCTATTGCTGCGATCCCGTGCTCGGCGATCGCGACCGCGGCATGTTCGTGCGCACCGATATTCCGCCGCTGGTGCGCGACGAGCTCTGCCCGCTGGCCGACATCATCACGCCCAACCATTTCGAGTTCGAATTTCTGTGCGGCACGAAGGTCGGCACGACCGACGCGGTGATTACGCAGGCCCGCAATCTCATCGCACGCGGCCCGTCGACCATCGTCATCACCAGCGCCGAGCTCGCCGACACGCCCGGCGGCGAGATCGAGACGCTGGCGATCGAGCGCGCCGGCGCCTGGCGGGTGCGCACGCCGCGACTGCCGATCAGCCCGTCCGGCACTGGCGATCTGTTCGCCGCGCTGCTCGCGGCCGCGCGCGTGCGCGGATCGGCGATGCCTGACGCGCTCGGCCACGCCGCATCCGCGATCTACGCCGTGCTGGAGCGCACGGCGCTCAGAAAGACCGAGGAAATGCGCATCGTCGAGAGCGCCGAGCTGATGCTTCATCCGGCGCGCCGCTTCGCGGCCACCGCCGTCACCGCGCAATAG
- a CDS encoding ROK family protein, producing the protein MAKTTAKRTSRPTVLAIDIGGSHVKVMTDKERIKREFKSGPDLSAKAMVRQVKALTKDWSYDVISIGYPGPVVHDRALAEPHNLGRGWAGFNFRKAFGHPTKVVNDALMQAIGSYRGGRMLFLGLGSGLGSAMIVDGVLEPMEIGHLPYRKGKTFEDYVGAAGLKRRGKRKWRKAVDDVLERLFAALQPDYVVLGGGNADKIDNLPRKVRFGDNANAFEGGFRLWGKDSAKSGIRRAKLRLTAH; encoded by the coding sequence ATGGCGAAGACAACCGCAAAGCGGACATCGCGGCCGACGGTTCTGGCGATCGACATCGGCGGATCGCACGTCAAGGTCATGACCGACAAGGAGCGCATCAAGCGCGAGTTCAAGTCGGGTCCCGATCTGTCCGCCAAGGCGATGGTGCGCCAGGTCAAGGCGCTGACGAAGGATTGGTCCTACGATGTCATCTCGATCGGATATCCCGGGCCTGTCGTCCACGACCGGGCGCTGGCGGAGCCGCACAATCTCGGCCGCGGATGGGCCGGCTTCAACTTCCGCAAGGCGTTCGGCCATCCGACCAAGGTCGTCAACGATGCGCTGATGCAGGCGATCGGCAGCTACCGCGGCGGCCGCATGCTGTTCCTCGGCCTCGGCTCCGGCCTCGGCTCCGCGATGATCGTCGACGGCGTTCTGGAGCCGATGGAGATCGGTCACCTGCCGTATCGCAAGGGGAAGACATTCGAAGACTACGTCGGCGCCGCGGGCCTGAAACGTCGCGGCAAGAGGAAGTGGCGCAAGGCGGTCGACGACGTGCTGGAGCGACTGTTTGCCGCGCTGCAGCCCGACTATGTCGTGCTCGGCGGCGGCAACGCTGACAAGATCGACAACCTGCCGCGAAAGGTGCGGTTCGGCGACAATGCCAATGCGTTCGAAGGCGGTTTTCGGCTGTGGGGCAAGGACTCAGCCAAATCTGGAATCAGGCGCGCCAAGCTTAGATTAACTGCGCATTAG
- a CDS encoding methyl-accepting chemotaxis protein: MKIGTLLTAAIVSLSAVGGGLAAYVAVTKYQTMDKASIAQSRLEIVRAVGDIPRYMNSERGYSTNLLFSTGAINQKQIAGLDKLRHLTDGALAKVNQVRATLPGSLDDGEAVATAIDALKAKFAALRDSIQSAIAGPVDARRAAATKIVADNSVFNAGVTTLLDEQVRRLAGLDGNAYRQANYANVAWTLRDIGGLDASLHKAMVGARRPATEPEKMELFRSSGRTQQILSTLQELRNNPATPANVMTALGKMQADYVERFGRALKLAKEGALSGKYEQDVDTYYAESQVGLASVVGVRDAFYDNAEQGLAAAYSSARFSFVVALAGLIAVAAMSAGLIVMVRRRILTPIAALTGRMSSLAAGDVAADIPGAARNDEIGAMAAAVQVFKDNKIDADRLAAEKEAENDIKMRRVRVLDDLTRGFEIKVTELVGGLSSASGVMEDTARSMSSTATTTNRQAAVVAAASEQTSTNVQTVASATEELTSSISEIARQVATSTEIAARAVDHARRTGDTARSLAEGAQKIGDVVTLIQNIAAQTNLLALNATIEAARAGDAGRGFAVVASEVKSLAGQTAKATTEISEQITAIQTASDETVTAIRNVVDVITEIDQIGTAIAAAIEEQGSATKEIARSVQEAARGTQEVNSNISGVQRAADDTGAAATQVLGAAEQLSTQSKDLAGQVNRFLSDVRAA, translated from the coding sequence ATGAAAATCGGTACTCTCCTGACGGCCGCAATCGTCTCCCTCTCCGCGGTCGGTGGCGGCCTTGCGGCCTATGTCGCAGTGACGAAGTACCAGACGATGGACAAGGCTTCGATCGCGCAAAGCCGGCTCGAAATCGTCCGCGCCGTCGGCGACATTCCGCGGTACATGAACTCCGAGCGCGGCTACTCCACCAATCTGCTGTTCAGCACCGGTGCGATCAACCAGAAGCAGATCGCCGGCCTCGATAAGCTGCGTCATCTGACCGACGGCGCGCTCGCCAAGGTCAATCAGGTGCGTGCCACCCTGCCCGGCTCGCTCGACGACGGCGAGGCCGTCGCAACCGCGATCGATGCGTTGAAAGCGAAGTTTGCCGCGCTCCGCGACTCGATCCAGAGCGCGATCGCGGGCCCCGTCGACGCCCGCCGTGCCGCAGCCACCAAGATCGTCGCCGACAACTCCGTGTTCAACGCCGGCGTGACCACGCTGCTCGATGAGCAGGTGCGACGGCTCGCCGGCCTCGACGGCAATGCCTATCGCCAGGCCAACTACGCCAACGTCGCCTGGACGCTGCGCGACATTGGTGGCCTCGATGCCAGCCTGCACAAGGCTATGGTCGGTGCCCGCCGCCCCGCCACCGAGCCCGAGAAGATGGAGCTGTTCCGCAGCAGCGGCAGGACCCAGCAGATCCTCTCGACGCTGCAGGAGCTGCGCAACAATCCCGCCACCCCCGCAAACGTCATGACCGCGCTGGGCAAGATGCAGGCCGACTATGTCGAGCGCTTCGGCAGGGCGCTGAAGCTCGCCAAGGAGGGCGCGCTGTCGGGCAAGTATGAGCAGGATGTCGACACCTACTACGCCGAGTCGCAGGTTGGGCTCGCCTCCGTGGTCGGCGTGCGTGACGCCTTCTATGACAATGCCGAGCAAGGCCTCGCCGCCGCGTACTCGTCGGCGCGCTTCAGCTTCGTGGTGGCGCTGGCCGGATTGATCGCGGTCGCCGCCATGAGCGCCGGCCTGATCGTGATGGTCCGCCGCCGTATCCTCACCCCGATCGCCGCCCTCACCGGCCGCATGTCGAGCCTCGCCGCGGGTGACGTCGCCGCGGACATTCCGGGCGCCGCACGCAACGACGAGATCGGCGCGATGGCCGCCGCGGTGCAGGTGTTCAAGGACAACAAGATCGATGCCGATCGCCTCGCCGCCGAGAAGGAAGCCGAGAACGACATCAAGATGCGTCGCGTGCGCGTGCTTGACGATCTCACCCGTGGATTCGAAATCAAGGTCACGGAACTGGTCGGCGGGCTGTCCTCGGCTTCCGGCGTGATGGAGGACACCGCGCGTTCAATGTCCTCGACCGCGACAACGACCAACCGCCAGGCTGCCGTGGTCGCCGCGGCGTCGGAGCAGACCTCGACCAACGTGCAGACGGTGGCGAGCGCGACCGAGGAACTGACCTCCTCGATCTCGGAGATCGCGCGACAGGTCGCGACCTCGACCGAGATCGCCGCACGCGCGGTCGATCATGCCCGCCGCACCGGCGACACCGCCCGCTCGCTCGCCGAGGGCGCGCAGAAGATCGGCGATGTCGTGACGCTGATCCAGAACATCGCGGCGCAGACCAACCTGCTCGCGCTCAACGCCACCATCGAGGCGGCGCGCGCCGGCGACGCCGGCCGCGGCTTTGCCGTCGTTGCCTCCGAGGTGAAATCGCTCGCCGGTCAGACCGCCAAGGCAACCACCGAGATTTCCGAGCAGATCACCGCGATCCAGACCGCGAGCGACGAGACTGTCACGGCGATCAGGAATGTCGTCGACGTCATCACCGAGATCGACCAGATCGGCACCGCCATCGCCGCCGCGATCGAGGAACAGGGCTCGGCGACCAAGGAGATCGCGCGCAGCGTCCAGGAGGCCGCGCGCGGCACGCAGGAGGTCAACTCCAACATCTCCGGCGTCCAGCGCGCCGCCGACGACACCGGCGCCGCGGCCACGCAAGTGCTTGGGGCGGCCGAACAGCTCTCGACGCAGTCGAAGGACCTCGCCGGCCAGGTCAACCGCTTCCTCTCCGACGTGCGGGCCGCGTGA
- a CDS encoding L,D-transpeptidase → MSKLGLAVVLGGSLALGGCMQATLAPVSDAAMTPRDRQLLAHPPYARASIPEQFQRHIVQYTRREQPGTILVDTDARYLYYVLPGGKAIRYGVAVGEEAMAFSGVATVGRMAEWPDWVPTKEIQARLGPYPARVPGGPANPLGARGIYLYQDNKDTLYRIHGTNQPEYIGQAISSGCIRMTNADVIDLYQRVKPGATVVVLPPGQSV, encoded by the coding sequence GTGTCAAAGTTGGGGCTTGCTGTGGTGCTTGGAGGATCGCTCGCGCTCGGCGGTTGCATGCAAGCAACGCTTGCGCCCGTATCGGACGCCGCGATGACGCCGCGTGATCGGCAGTTGCTGGCGCATCCGCCTTATGCGCGGGCCAGCATCCCCGAGCAGTTCCAGCGGCACATCGTCCAGTATACGCGCCGCGAGCAACCGGGCACGATCCTGGTCGATACTGACGCGCGCTACCTCTACTACGTGCTGCCCGGAGGCAAGGCGATCCGTTACGGCGTCGCCGTCGGCGAGGAGGCGATGGCCTTCTCCGGGGTCGCCACCGTCGGCCGCATGGCGGAATGGCCGGACTGGGTTCCGACCAAGGAGATCCAGGCGCGGCTCGGGCCGTATCCGGCGCGCGTCCCCGGCGGACCGGCCAATCCGCTCGGCGCACGCGGCATCTATCTCTACCAGGACAACAAGGACACGCTCTATCGCATCCACGGCACCAACCAGCCCGAATATATCGGGCAGGCGATTTCGTCCGGCTGCATTCGCATGACCAATGCGGACGTGATTGATCTCTACCAGCGGGTCAAGCCGGGCGCGACCGTGGTCGTGCTGCCGCCGGGACAGAGCGTCTAG
- a CDS encoding NADPH-dependent FMN reductase, with protein MSFRILVLYGSYRSDRMGIRLAHFVVDGFRARRDDVELIDAKAIGLPMLDRMYKEYPKGQAPAALETLAGKIRAADGFLFVTGEYNWGIQPGLKNLTDHFLEEWFWRPVAIASYSAGRFAGARAATAWHGTLSEMGMVVVSSTIAAGPIGQSLSAEGKPIGEGGKALERAFPRFADDLAWWMEAAKAQRARKAPPY; from the coding sequence ATGTCCTTTCGCATTCTCGTTCTCTACGGCTCCTATCGCTCCGACCGCATGGGCATCCGGCTGGCTCATTTCGTCGTCGACGGCTTTCGTGCCCGCCGCGACGATGTCGAACTGATCGATGCCAAGGCGATCGGCCTGCCGATGTTGGACCGGATGTACAAGGAATATCCCAAGGGCCAGGCGCCTGCCGCGCTCGAGACGCTCGCCGGGAAGATCCGCGCGGCCGACGGCTTCCTGTTCGTTACCGGCGAGTACAATTGGGGCATCCAGCCGGGGCTGAAGAACCTCACCGATCATTTCCTCGAAGAATGGTTCTGGCGCCCGGTCGCGATCGCGAGCTATTCGGCCGGGCGTTTTGCCGGGGCGCGCGCCGCGACGGCCTGGCACGGCACGCTTTCGGAGATGGGCATGGTCGTGGTGTCGAGCACGATCGCTGCCGGTCCGATCGGCCAGTCCTTGTCGGCCGAAGGCAAGCCGATCGGCGAGGGCGGCAAGGCGCTGGAGCGCGCCTTCCCGCGCTTTGCCGATGACCTCGCCTGGTGGATGGAAGCGGCCAAGGCTCAGCGGGCGCGCAAGGCACCGCCGTACTGA
- a CDS encoding FMN-binding negative transcriptional regulator: MHILRPQFRIEEQRALAFAAERGFGVIVAADGRGPRGSHVPFVIEQRDGRAIVQIHLTAKNPLVELADGRRRFLLIVAGDDAYVSNDWYASRDNVSTWLYEAVHLSGVAHLRGPGENRGHGDALLAVSEARLPKQPWDLAQMEPNKRETMLSAIRVIDLVVDEIEGQSKLNQHKSDEDHVAVANQLARAEESGSRRLAGKMRALRPELEYEIAEQRVGRVSEA; encoded by the coding sequence ATGCACATCCTGCGTCCCCAATTCCGCATCGAGGAGCAGCGCGCGCTGGCATTCGCGGCAGAACGCGGCTTCGGCGTCATCGTCGCCGCCGACGGGCGCGGGCCGCGCGGCTCGCATGTGCCATTCGTGATCGAACAGCGCGACGGCCGCGCGATCGTGCAGATCCATCTCACGGCGAAGAATCCGCTGGTCGAGCTCGCCGACGGCAGGCGGCGATTCCTCCTGATCGTCGCGGGCGACGATGCCTATGTCTCCAATGACTGGTATGCCTCGCGCGACAATGTCTCGACCTGGCTCTATGAAGCGGTGCATCTCTCCGGCGTCGCACATCTGCGCGGGCCCGGCGAAAACCGCGGCCATGGGGACGCGCTGCTTGCGGTCTCCGAGGCGCGGCTGCCGAAGCAGCCCTGGGACCTCGCGCAGATGGAGCCGAACAAGCGCGAGACGATGCTGTCGGCGATCAGGGTGATCGATCTCGTCGTCGACGAGATCGAGGGCCAGTCGAAGCTTAATCAGCACAAGAGCGATGAGGACCACGTCGCGGTCGCCAACCAGCTGGCGCGCGCGGAGGAGAGCGGGAGCCGGCGGCTCGCCGGCAAGATGCGAGCGCTGCGGCCGGAGCTCGAATACGAGATTGCGGAGCAGCGCGTAGGGCGGGTTAGCGAAGCGTAA
- a CDS encoding PilZ domain-containing protein, whose product MHPRRFARVRPTGRVPSTVKLLLEPKAPLIECRLVDYSAGGACIELPKALQLPERFEMFHGNIRKRCRRVWSKGLRVGVSF is encoded by the coding sequence ATGCATCCCCGGCGGTTTGCGCGTGTTCGTCCGACAGGTCGCGTGCCCAGTACGGTCAAGCTTCTGCTCGAACCGAAGGCGCCGCTGATCGAGTGCAGGCTGGTGGACTATTCAGCCGGCGGCGCGTGCATTGAATTGCCGAAAGCGCTTCAATTGCCGGAACGTTTCGAAATGTTTCATGGCAACATCAGGAAACGTTGCCGGCGCGTCTGGAGCAAGGGGTTGCGCGTCGGCGTTTCGTTCTGA
- a CDS encoding septal ring lytic transglycosylase RlpA family protein, producing the protein MFAVVIGAASLAACAQSSVVSERSQALASRTASTEPTRSAPSSARTRVARTHAPYAPRKKAGDSKVASRGLASFYSEAQQTANGEKFDGSELTAAHPTLPFGTKLRVTDVNSGRSVTVRVNDRGPYVPGRIVDVSYSAAQSLGMVGKGLANVRLDVVE; encoded by the coding sequence TTGTTCGCCGTCGTGATCGGCGCCGCGTCGCTCGCGGCCTGCGCGCAATCTTCTGTTGTCAGCGAACGTTCGCAGGCGCTCGCGAGCCGGACCGCGTCGACCGAGCCGACACGGAGCGCGCCATCTTCGGCGCGGACGCGGGTCGCGCGCACGCACGCGCCCTATGCACCGCGCAAGAAGGCCGGCGATAGCAAGGTTGCATCGCGAGGGCTTGCCAGCTTCTACAGCGAGGCGCAGCAGACCGCGAACGGGGAAAAGTTCGACGGGAGCGAGTTGACCGCTGCGCATCCGACATTGCCGTTCGGCACCAAGCTGCGCGTCACCGACGTCAACAGCGGCCGCTCGGTGACCGTGCGCGTCAATGACCGCGGACCCTATGTGCCTGGGCGCATCGTCGACGTGTCCTACTCGGCCGCGCAATCGCTCGGCATGGTCGGCAAGGGCCTCGCGAATGTCAGGCTTGACGTGGTGGAATGA
- a CDS encoding nitroreductase, which produces MEFETLVQTRKSVRGFKKQPVSRATVEEIIEVAKRAPSSMNTQPWHVHVLTGEPLDEVRRRNMEEMSAGARPKRDIVSHGEYQGVHRNRQVDIAKKLFGAMGIARDDKPMRQDWVLRGFRQFDAPVSLVLTYDRILDPGAVCHFDLGALCYGIVLAAWDRGLGSVINGQGIMRSDIVREVANIPEDQVIMTCVAMGYPDDGFAANAVRSEREANSSFVRYVGFAD; this is translated from the coding sequence ATGGAGTTCGAGACGCTGGTACAGACACGCAAAAGCGTGCGCGGGTTCAAGAAGCAGCCGGTCTCTCGGGCGACCGTTGAGGAGATCATCGAGGTGGCCAAGCGTGCGCCGTCCTCCATGAATACCCAGCCCTGGCATGTCCATGTCCTGACCGGGGAGCCCCTGGATGAGGTTCGGCGCCGCAACATGGAGGAGATGAGCGCAGGCGCCAGGCCGAAGCGCGATATCGTCAGCCATGGCGAGTACCAGGGCGTTCACCGCAATCGCCAAGTCGATATCGCCAAAAAGCTGTTCGGCGCCATGGGGATCGCTCGCGACGACAAGCCGATGCGGCAGGATTGGGTGCTGCGCGGCTTCCGCCAGTTCGACGCGCCGGTCTCGCTGGTGCTGACCTATGACCGGATCCTGGATCCCGGTGCGGTCTGCCATTTCGACCTCGGCGCGCTCTGCTACGGGATCGTGCTGGCGGCCTGGGACCGCGGGCTCGGCAGCGTAATCAACGGCCAGGGCATCATGCGCTCCGATATCGTGCGCGAGGTGGCCAACATCCCGGAAGACCAGGTGATCATGACCTGCGTCGCGATGGGATATCCCGACGACGGCTTTGCCGCCAACGCGGTGCGATCCGAACGCGAGGCCAACAGCAGCTTCGTCCGCTATGTCGGCTTTGCCGACTGA
- a CDS encoding PepSY domain-containing protein — translation MRNVILPIVAALALGAATPAMAYDSGDQMSMEAALDVATGVGIMTVSNTEFLGDEWQVQGRDRLGHWMEVYVDSRTGAIRNVERGW, via the coding sequence ATGCGAAACGTCATCCTTCCCATTGTCGCAGCACTGGCGCTTGGCGCAGCGACGCCTGCGATGGCCTATGATTCCGGTGACCAGATGTCGATGGAGGCCGCGCTCGACGTCGCAACCGGTGTCGGCATCATGACGGTGTCCAACACCGAGTTCCTCGGCGACGAGTGGCAGGTCCAAGGCCGCGACCGTCTCGGCCACTGGATGGAGGTCTATGTCGACTCGCGAACCGGCGCGATACGCAACGTGGAACGTGGCTGGTAA
- a CDS encoding class I SAM-dependent methyltransferase translates to MAQNIYDDPGFFAGYSQLPRQVRGLVGAPEWPTIRAMLPDVSGKRVVDLGCGFGWAARWMREQGASAVLGLDLSQNMIARARTMTDDPAITYEIADLETLELPHASFDLAYSALAFHYIKDFDRLMRMLHRALTPEASLVFTIEHPAYMAAAHPRWLLDDDGRKTWPVNRYFIEGERRTDWYTKDVLKYHRTIGTTLSTLIGAGFALRHVEEFCPTPEQIAAVPELAEELERPMMLLISVQR, encoded by the coding sequence ATGGCGCAGAATATTTATGACGATCCCGGTTTCTTCGCCGGCTACAGCCAATTGCCGCGACAGGTTCGCGGTCTTGTCGGCGCGCCTGAATGGCCCACCATCCGTGCCATGCTACCTGATGTCTCGGGCAAGCGCGTCGTCGACCTCGGTTGCGGCTTCGGCTGGGCGGCGCGCTGGATGCGCGAGCAAGGCGCATCCGCTGTGCTCGGCCTCGATCTCTCGCAGAACATGATCGCGCGCGCGAGGACCATGACCGACGATCCGGCGATCACTTACGAGATCGCCGACCTTGAGACGCTCGAGCTGCCGCACGCGTCCTTCGATCTCGCCTACAGCGCCCTCGCCTTCCATTACATCAAGGATTTCGATCGCCTGATGCGCATGCTGCACCGCGCCCTGACGCCGGAGGCGTCGCTGGTCTTTACCATCGAACATCCTGCCTACATGGCGGCCGCCCATCCGCGCTGGTTGCTCGACGACGACGGCCGCAAGACTTGGCCAGTCAACCGCTACTTCATCGAAGGCGAACGCCGCACCGATTGGTACACCAAGGACGTGCTGAAATATCATCGTACGATCGGCACGACGCTCAGTACGCTGATCGGCGCCGGCTTCGCTCTCCGCCATGTCGAGGAGTTCTGCCCGACGCCGGAGCAGATCGCGGCAGTGCCTGAACTTGCTGAAGAGCTCGAGCGCCCGATGATGCTGCTGATCTCGGTGCAGCGCTAG
- a CDS encoding acyl-CoA dehydrogenase family protein encodes MSDDEQTAMIRETVAKFVDRELIPLEPQYLKSRLPGSDHPELTAAQRKRLRDVSKELGLWGLDAPEDLGGHDLPTRTMAAVNEELGRSCVPFGLPPDTPNLRMLQAVGTDAQKKKYMQPYIEGRMSSAIAISEPGAGGDPAGMKTRAVLEGEQWVIDGRKIWISNARTADFIIVMARVGSDQRQGGITSFIVEKGTPGFIIEREIPMLGGGATYEIVFENCRIPKDSVLGEVGKGYAPMQLRLRTRRLEMGSTCIGITRRALDMLCEHAKQRETFGVKLAERQAIQWWIADISTRMHACRLMVREAADKTDRGEDIRHEASMIKVFATEMAYEACDHAMQTLGALGMTLELPLNALWQKARLMRMYEGPSEVHRQSIARRVLGLRGG; translated from the coding sequence ATGAGCGATGATGAACAAACAGCCATGATCCGCGAGACCGTCGCGAAATTCGTCGATCGCGAACTCATCCCGCTTGAGCCGCAATATCTGAAATCACGGCTGCCGGGCAGCGATCATCCCGAACTGACGGCAGCGCAGCGCAAGCGGCTGCGCGATGTCTCGAAGGAGCTGGGATTGTGGGGCCTCGATGCGCCGGAGGATCTCGGCGGCCACGACCTGCCGACGCGCACGATGGCAGCGGTGAACGAGGAACTCGGCCGCAGCTGCGTGCCGTTCGGGCTGCCGCCGGATACGCCGAACCTGCGCATGCTGCAGGCGGTCGGCACCGACGCGCAGAAGAAGAAATACATGCAGCCTTACATCGAGGGCCGGATGAGCTCGGCGATCGCGATCTCCGAGCCCGGCGCCGGCGGCGATCCCGCAGGCATGAAGACGCGCGCGGTGCTCGAGGGCGAGCAGTGGGTGATCGACGGCCGCAAGATCTGGATCAGCAACGCGCGCACCGCCGACTTCATCATCGTGATGGCGCGCGTCGGCAGCGACCAGCGGCAGGGTGGCATCACCTCGTTCATCGTCGAGAAGGGCACGCCGGGCTTCATCATCGAGCGCGAAATCCCGATGCTGGGTGGCGGCGCGACCTACGAGATCGTGTTCGAGAACTGCCGCATCCCGAAGGACTCCGTGCTCGGCGAGGTCGGCAAGGGTTACGCGCCGATGCAGCTGCGCTTGCGCACGCGGCGGCTGGAGATGGGATCGACCTGTATCGGCATCACCAGGCGCGCGCTCGACATGTTATGCGAGCATGCCAAGCAGCGCGAGACGTTCGGCGTCAAGCTCGCGGAACGCCAGGCGATCCAGTGGTGGATCGCCGACATCTCAACACGGATGCATGCCTGCCGGCTGATGGTGCGCGAGGCGGCCGACAAGACCGACCGCGGCGAGGACATCCGGCACGAAGCCTCGATGATCAAGGTGTTCGCGACCGAGATGGCCTATGAGGCCTGCGACCACGCCATGCAGACGCTCGGTGCGCTCGGCATGACGCTGGAGCTGCCGCTCAATGCGCTCTGGCAGAAGGCCCGCCTGATGCGCATGTACGAGGGCCCGAGCGAGGTTCATCGCCAGTCGATCGCGCGCCGCGTGCTCGGGTTGCGCGGCGGCTAG